The sequence below is a genomic window from Dermacentor andersoni chromosome 6, qqDerAnde1_hic_scaffold, whole genome shotgun sequence.
TCCACTCCTCACATGTGCACATGGGCAGGCAAATCTTTTACAGAAAGCAGCTGCGTATGCGGTACATTGCATTCATCCTATCTGCTTTCTGACCATATGTTGAAACCTCTTGCAGCATGATGGTGCATGAAGCCATGAACCACAAACAAGGTGAAATAAAATGTGTATTTTGGAAGTTGTAGAAACTCTGCTACATGCTTCTCGTGCACAAAAGGATTACACTTAGCAAATGTGAAGGTCGGGCAACAGTGATATTTAGATTTGATGCTAAACTTGGTCTCGGAAGTGCCGCATCATTGACATTATCGTGACGTTACGACACAGAGCAATAGGCGCTGGCACTGTGTAGCACAAGGCTAAGGATGGTGACATTGCTCGTACAAAAGTATAAACAGGATTTCTGTGCATATTTCTTCTGCCTGCGTTGGCATGTGACAGCCACAGCAATCGCAGGAACAGAGTGGGCCTGTATTAGGAAATCGTGACGCATCCACTTCCTGTGCACTGAAAGCAATACTGATTCATAAACAGTTTAACATAGTAAATTATTCAGGGTGCTTTTCCACGTGCCAGTGTTCTTTATAGCATTTAAACCTTTATTTAATGCAACAATAAGAAATGAAGTTCGAAAGTGATGTTACTAGCTGGTCAGTTTCTACAATGTGCGGCTGCTAAAAGCTGTGCATACTGCCGATATTTTTTAAATTGTTGTCAGTGCAACTTCTACTGCTGTGCACAACGAAAAGTGCTTGCTTGAAAGCAGTCAGAATAAAAATTTATCACACTTGCAACTTTCTGGATACACATCTCGACAAGCACGTAGCCTGCAAATTTGCTTATCTTCTGCCCCACAAATAAAGAGTGTCTGTTCAATTAAAAGGCCGGAATCCTACTTACGAGCATGTGGCCAATGTTAACCCTTCAAGGATGAGATGTACATAAATACAGCCCGAAGGAAATGGAATCAAAATGGcacaaaatacataaaaataagcatgcccaatgaaaataaaaatattctGCCGTAACTTTTCCAGCAATAGGGGGTAGCATTGGAAGCAAGCTTCCCTCTAAGCCACCTATAGACCTGTTTTGAAATTCTACACAGAGTTGTTGTTTGACATTAAACATACGTGTACTCTCACACAAAGTATGAACTACAATCAAATACCTTTACAATGAAGTGCTTGGCAGCTCCATGTTCTTCATTATAGCAGTCACTTTGCTGTAAAGGTTGCATGCCGTACCACTCGCAATAGCGCAGGTTAAGCACGTTCAAGAAAACCTTTGTTTAACATGAATTCAAGAGAGACTTAGTGAGATTCATAGCTAACTTTTCTTTgcacaatttttctgacaaaatgTGCATGATTTCAGTCAACCTCACTGCACCAAGTTTCACAACATGCTCCATGGCGAAATGCAGGAGCTGCACAAATTAAAGCTACAGATTGTGGAATGGCCGCTATCACATCCCTTGCCGTAGAAATTCTTGGTTTAATTAACAGAAACTTCGTTATTCTTTGTTGACAATTGCGTCCTTTCATCCTAGATGGCTTTGAAGATGTCGTCAGTCTTCAGTTATGATTACATAACCAAGATCATGAATTGTGACGTACTCGGCAGTCGTCGTATCTGTAGATGATTTACAAGAAGTATAGTTTAAGTTGACCGATTCCTGCAGCAGTGCAGCAGGGCTACTTCTGATATCAGCATGCTCATCACGTGTGTAGCTAGCACTTCCATTAGCGCTAATGCAGGACGCCTAGGCAACGTCTGCCTGCGGCGTGATCGCTACATGGCATTCATTATGAAGAAACAAATCGGACATCAGGATCACCTAAATTCCTTCATTGTACAGGTAAATTTACAATGGTCTTTGTTGTAGAGGCGTCCATagtaaatataaaaaataattaaattcgcCGGGACATGAACAATTCCTTCATTATACAGGCCATTTCACTGTACAGGTGACTGCATAACGCACGAGCACATGGTAAAGCAGTCATGCGATCTAGCTCGTACTGAGTGCAATAGTACATTGCCTTTGCTTTGCATTACCTGTGTGACGCCTCAGCAGATGGGAATCTCGCACCAGTCCACCTCCTTTCAACTGGCTTTCATAAGAAAGCAAGTTGCAAGTCAAGCTTTCttgtcctgtgttcctgctctaatgCAACAAACAATGCTTGCTACCGTGTTGGCCAAAGACATTCAGTGTTGACCGAACACATTTAGCCGGGACCTCAATTCACTGGTGTGTAACTTGTAGGCAGCACCCATTCATAAAGGTTCAAAGAGCATGTATGACACCTGCACAGCCAACCCTTGGAGGTAGTGAGTGTAGGAGTGCCGAGAGATCTTTAAGAAACGTTACCTGTATGACAAACCTGTCGCCGCAATGCAGGTAGCCGCATGCTTCACACATGAGCTCATTTAGACAATGCAGTCAAGCCTACGGAACATTTTTACCAGGCAAATCGTTTCTGGAAACCAGGACCAATTTTTTTTAAGCTGCGAAGCTTTCCCTGTGTGGTTTCTTTTGTAACCGTGCTACTCTTAGGTAAACCACAATTTTTTTAATGTAGGCAGCCGATTTCACTATGTGATTTGCATTGTGAAAGGTGTCATAGTGTAACTCTAGTACCCTATTACTTCATGGTGGGCTTCTCATACAAACCTTGAGCGATCAatgtacagtagacttccgttaatttgactcCGATTAATCTTCCCAATTGAAGGTCCTGGCTGGCACTTATGCATTTCTATGAGCCTGAACTTTCATTGCTTTGATCATAAAATTGGCCCTCGCTAGATAATTCGAACTTCACCAGTCAGCATAGACAAGTGTGATTCCTACGTTTACTCTAATAATGACCCCTATAGTGGCAGCATGTCTTGGGGGAGCTTAGGGGATAGTGAATGCACTGAACAAGTCATTTTCCAttaaaaacacctattttcagcCGGCTCTAGAAAGATTTTTAAGCATAAGCGGTAGCTCTCAATGTCTAATTAtggtatttacccaattctaatgcACACCTTTCCTTTCCCACAAAGACAGGGCCGAAAGTTGCCTGCACTGTGCAATCAAACATAAAACCAAAACCAAGCTTGCAGCGTCCATATGCTTTATAGCACAACATGGCTGTACTGCAGTGCAGCTGACATTAGTAAACTGGCCACCATTGGAcacttgcccatttttcttgctaaaagatAGGATGCACATTAGATgtatactttgtttaggagcttgaATGTCAGTTCTATGTTAGCGCTCTACAGGGTGACCGAAAAATACTGCAACGCGAAAAGACAACAATAACTTTTCAACAAACGACCCCATTGAGGCGCACTTGTTTCTATTTGTAAGCGCACTGAATTCTGCTAAACAGTTCACATTTGATTCTCAAGATGTCCGCCTTCTGCTTCTATACAGGCCTCCAGACGCTTTCGGGAATTTTTCGAAATAACCTCGATGCCTTCTGGAGTGATTTCGTTCCAGGCCTTCTGCAGAGCACATTTCAGGGATTCGATGGATTTCTGCTTGAAAGAACACACTTTTTGCTCCAGGATAACCCTAACAGCAAAGACCAAAGGATTGAGGTCAGGGGAATTGGACAGCCAAACATCCTTCCCCCAGAAGCCAGGGAGATTTGCCTCACACCACTGGATTGTTTTCTTCGCTCTGTGAGCAGGTGCCCGGTCTTGCTGCAGCTGCCAGTCAACGTTTTTTGCGTTTTCTTCAGCCCAGCGTATGACGGCGCCCTCCAGGATGAGCTCACGGTAAGTCTCGGCATTGATTTTGACTCCGTCTGGGACAAAAACAAGCTTGGTTTTCCCAAGGCCTGAAATCCCACCCCAAACCATGACGCTCTTGGTGAAATGTGTTTTCTCCACTCTAACATTTCGAGGAGACCCGACTGGCAGCAATTCTTGCTGGTTTTGTGAATTCCAGGCAGGTTCAACAGTGAAAATCTTCTCATCTGTGAAGAGAACCCGTTCGAGGGCTTTGCCGCGGCTCAGCTGCCTCATTCTGCGGCACTTTTCCAATCTGGAGGCCTTCATGCAGTCCGTAAGCAGCTGGCCTTTTGCTCGTTTGTACACCTGGAGTCCAAGATCTTCTTTTACAAGTAATTGCATGGTGGAGTTGCTAATTCCATGCTCGTGGGCGAGTTTTCACATGCTCTTCAGGGGATTTCGCTTGACTTTCTTGCTGACAGCCAATTTCAGTTCCCTGGATCTTGCAGTTCGAGGCCTTCTGCTCCGCGGCCGGTCCTTGACACCTCCTGTCTCATAGAATCATTTGACGACACGATGCACTTGAACTTGGTGCAATTTAAGCATCTTTGCAGTTTTCGTAATAGGCATCCCCAGCCTGTGGTGGGCAACAATGGAGTACTACAGTTCTTCAGAGACCATTTTTGCTGGAAAATATTGCACCAATGGCAGTAAAAATGGTAGTTCTATTTTAGAAAAACACAAGTGACATGAAAAAATCAGTGTTGATGCTCAAAAATGCAGACAATAATAAATAACATGAAATTCAACGCACATTACAGTATTTTTCGGTCACCCTGTACTTCGGGCACATAGTAAACAGGTGTGCGTTTGATTTGGGGCAGTGTTAGGATTGGGAAAATACAATGAATCGGCAGTCTGTTTTggctttttttctgcttctagtTTAAATCGACTTGCtggataattcgatcaattttgtCAGTGCCGTAAGAGTCAAATTAACGGAATTTGACTGAACATTGTCAGTTCAAATTAAATTACAGGCTTCAATGTCCCAAAGCTACACAATGAGTTATGAGCACAACAAGAAccaggtgaaagcgggagccaacggttcgacaagtggacttgtctttttcaaggcgttACGAGTTAAGAAGGACGCCGTAGTGATTGATTTTGATAACCCAGGTgctcttcaacgtgcaccaaTGTAAGtacacaagcttttttttttttcgttttttctttttgcgtcaaCCCCAACAAAATGCAGTCTCTATGGCCtggaatcgaacctgcgaccttgtgctcagcagcagagcgcCACATCCACCGAGGTGGGTCGTAGTGACAGTTCTGCAGCGTTTCGAGTAAGAGACCTCCTTTAATGTCATTTAAATAGAATACACCACATACATAACAAGCACAGACATAACTGCTCAACACTTCACACAGAAGTGTGGAGAATTCACATGAAAGCCCTGAATCTGCACACCCTTTGCAGGTAGAATGTCGTAAATGTAGGGACATAACAAAACAACTCACTAGAAAAAAATTAAGGCGGGAACGCTTTAGTCTTTCCTGACTAAACACGGGAAGAAAAGTTGCTCCTTTTCTGAAAGTACAAACACAGTGAGCATGTTGCGGATAGATTGGACATTGTACAAGGTGGTTTTTGAATTACTAGGAATAGCCCAAGGTCCTTgtcaaagcgcagaagaaatacTCCCTTTTAAACCTTTATGAAGAACTCGCAATGGTTGCTTTACATCAAGTACAAGACTGTTTGAGGTCAGCATTTAGCCCGTGCAGTTGACTGATTTGTGGTGCAGAGTGAAGACAAAATAAAATCAATTGAGCACCAAAATTTTCATGCACCTTTCCACCGTCTAGTGCAAGAAAGGCTATGGACGATGATGACATGTGTGCGAGCACTTTTGCGTCTTAGCTCCTTCTTGTGCCAATGTACATTTAATATCAAGCAACATAACTAAGGGGTACGAACTAGTTCACAACATTTATATTTCCTTAGATAAATTTGTCCGCTAGTATGGGGAAACTGCCTCCCAgtcaaattttgaaaaaaaaaaaagaaacagagcacGAAACGCCAACTTCCATATCAGGCCATATTATTGTGTGCAGCATACAGATGTGCAGAACATTTGGATCGTACAGGAGGACATGTGCTCCAAAAGGCAcaatgcaaacaaacaaaaagaaaaccacacacacacactaagaaTTGAGCTGCAGAACTTCAActtgtacgtgagtactgatagtCTAGCAGCTTCAGAAACACATTACCTTAATGGTGACATCTCGGCAATGAAATCTATCACTGGCAGGCGAACGGTCTTTATTTTCAAGTGGTGTCTGTGCAAGCTTCATGACAACGGCTACTAAACTTCAAAAAGTTGAAGTTTCATTGACGTGGTCTGATATATGGTGAGAACGAGCACCAAAGTGAGAATCTACTGCAGGAGTCTCGAGGAAAGAAGGCTTCACGAAACCTGGTCTTGAAATGTGTATACAAGGTTAAAGCCAGAGACGTGCGCTTTCCATGCCTTTTATGCATCACTCAAGAACTGAAGCATCTTCCTCTCCTCACAAAAAATATGGTCTAACAAAAGTACAGTATGGATCACAAGCTCTCCACTGAGCTTCACTGTCTCAACTCCTGTCGTACTGAGTGAAAATGCACATAACAGACTTGTATGCTCATGACCGTCGGCTAGTTCAGAAGCTTTTGTTTGCATAAGTTGAAATGGATTAGATGGCAGTGGCAATATTCACAGCGAGTTTACTCTTCTGCATAATGTATACATGAAGAATTAAAAAGGAGCCAAATGAAACTGTACCACATGTGTCTAGTGTCAGCTAAAAATTAAATGCTTGGTCAACCAAAAGAACCCTGCCCGTGGTGTTTGCACTCACCTACAATGACACACATCCTCCTGGGTTACTGCCGAAGAACTATGTATTGCTTTCCATTGTGCGTGTTGATTGAACATCAAGCTGGTTGCTACCAAAGTCTGTTTATGAGGCAAATAAGATCGCTGGTTGCAGCCAACTCGAAAACAGTGCCCTGAAACTCTTACACCCTGACCAAATCTACGAAAACAATGTCACAATCATCTCGCTTGCTGAAGTCCCGTCTGACACCACAGGCTTGTAGGGAACTCGAGCCCAGATGCACCCACAAAAGAAAACTCATTTTAAAGGATATCTGTGCATCATTTcaatcattaaaaaaaaggggggaggggggataaaTACTGCTGTAGAACTTAATTTTCCCAATATTTATCACATAACACTATTACTATGCTCATCACGTGTAGAGTAATAATGGTGGTTCAAGCACCAATGCTTTATCTGTCGCAGCATCACATGGCGTGCTATTTCCATAAGTGAGCATGCTTTTCAGCGTGCTTTTAATCGTAACCTTATAAGCACGCTTACGGAACCTCGACCTTCTATTCCCTGTCAGTCTTCAAACTGGAACTTCAACAAGAAAGAGATGCGATCACTCAATGCACAAACTCTATGGTGCTGAAAGAAAACAGAGAGCAATGCTTTCAGACAGCTTGCACTGCGTGTCCCTGGGAAATCAGTTCTGCAGCCACACTCACGTCGTCCTTATTATTGGTGTCGACGAGCTCGACCGAGTACTTGAATCCAGGAAAGCCATCTTCTCTCTTGGCCTTGCTCACGACTTTGGCCATCATCACTTTCCACTGTGCGGCATGCGACAGCATCTCGAACAGGTCCGAGGCCTCCTCGGTCCATTGGATTCCATCACGTGGCTGGACGCCTGCTAATGAACATTCAATGGCCTGCAGCGGGAGGTACCGGTACTCATCGTCAAGCGTGCAGAGCTCTTTGGTCTTGTACCGGCCGGTCTCGCCAAAGTCAACGTAGTGGACTTTGATCGTGGTTTCATCTTGCGAGTAGTCGTTCTCCTCAATCGTGACAATGCGGGCACGGTACCAGCAGCTGTCCTGCGCAAAACGGGATGCGACGATATCACCGACGGCAGCTGAGGTGAGCGCATGGCTCTGCTGGTTCGGCACATGGGAGTAGTAGTTTGTCATGTCTTCAACCAGCTTGTCCAAGTTAATGGACTGTGAGCCAACAAGCTGTACCCAGAAGGAGCTAGGGCTTTCCATTGCTGAAATGTAGACTTCGATGTAGCCGTCAGCTGAAGTGGCGATCAATTCGTCCTGGACGTACTCCGGCTCCTTCTCATCCTGTGAAGAGTTGGGAAGGCACGGAAAAAATTGAAACATAACAGCTGCGGTGTAAGGTAGCATAAATTGGAACAGGTGTTGCAAATCCCTTGAGTGCCATACCAAGTGACCATTTTCAAGttttacagaataaaaaaaaaactgcctctTGCACATAACATAATCCTAGTCCATGAACCATATTATTCAGAGAGGTGGAcgttacttgcatgagaaatcaaaaaACATTcctaaagggtccctcaccaggccacatagcaaaatTTAGTTATAGGCTGGAAGCTGGTATGTGCCTTCTAAGGAGCgttctactgcaagaattttCCAAACTAGTTCaataatagcagagatagaaatatttcaagtGCCATggacccatgatttcaggaggtgaacGTCACTACCAGCATAGACTCTCTCTCTAgttgccccatctagcctccgcaagcgaaattccttcccagcgttctcccataccggagctggagGACTGTGTGATGAATATGTCACGGGCCCGGCATAAGTTTTTTCTCTGTCGCGTTTTTAGTGAATGACACACTTCCGGTGATggtctcgcgcgcgagctgttgtgtttGTCGTGTTTCCCGCAGAGAACAATTTTGCGCACTCCacacgagaacacctgattaaCGACATAAGTCAGTACCACAATCATGAGCACTGAGAAAGTTGTGAGAGtatgaaagagcatgatcgcagTGCTGGAACATGGAAGAAAATGCCATaggtagtttcattttctgcacGTGCACCTGCaagacgtgggaacaagcagacgaagcacaaatacatctctcttgctacagtacgaagtaaaacaagaacacccAGACATTCGTTTGCATGTCGTTATtcctctaaactttaattcgtctactgAAGCGACAAATTAAATAACTGATCTTGCTTTGAACAATTCTAGAAGTCACGTGTCGCTATGAGCGCCGTCACAGCACTGCCAAATACGTATACGCACTTGCGCTATAAGTGCCAATTCACCGGCAGAAAGCACGGCATCCGCGAGAAGGGGAaatggcgtttggtttgaaatttaagccgTTTCTGTGGCATGTAGGGATGCAATAGTTAGTAGGCATGATCGTTAGCGCAtgttgtatgcactgcgcttgttgGCTCAaagtggccagacctggtgaggggccctctaatTAACAAAACTCGCTAATTATCTTTTTGATAATAACCTTACGGCACATgtggcaatttacgaattgtagccggtcagtatgcaaggcatatccacttcgaatgaatttccagaatgacgcaaGTTGGGAGATCTGCGCCACCAAACGCACCGAAAAAATTCACTGTTGTCGCACATACTTCTttaacaaaatgctcttttatgcactggagcacaaaagtaactggaaacaTGCATGTATTTCTTCCCACACTTGGGGAAGTATCTCGCAACTGGTGcaagccttctttttcttccatccatcctttctttcatttgttttgtttttttgttgtttttttactatacacaattttaaaaaattgccggtggcagatagtacaattcgAGTCCTTGAGCTTGATTACTGAAGAGGCAAGCATTACTTGTATGAGAAATCTGAATAGTACATAATCGAATAACCAACAAAATTTCATTAAGCAACTGTTAGATTATTACTTTACAGCAcggaacaaattctgaggatgaGGATTCTCAGGACATCAATTCCCAAAGGGTGCAATGAAATAAATTGGTGTTCCAGTTAGTTTTGTGCTTTGGTGCACAAAATGaaactttgttaaaaaaaaaatagagcaagTGGGATTAATTGAATTTTGGGGTTTCACGtgtcaaaaccatgatctgattatgactCATGAGGCACGCCCTCCAAACTCTGGAGAAATTTTCACTACCTGTGGTTCAGTagcttgcacctaaatctaagtacacaagcgtttttgcattttgcccccatcaagaTCCAGCTGCCATAGCCGGTATAGAaaccatggcctcaagctcaaacgccatagccactaggctaCTACAGCGGATAAAGGTAACTGAAACAGGTGCCACCCTCAAAGATCATTCCAAATGGATATGCCTAGCAAACTTAACGGCTACAATTTACTCCTACATTTCGATTAAACATAACAATTAACTTCACTTCAATTAATTGCTTATTCAAGGCTGCATTGTCTCACCTTGTATGGCTGCAACTTCCaaaaaatcaggccccttggATCTCCTTATCTTTCTCCCTGGTTATTTAATCGGTGCTTTTGCTTTTAATGCACTGTCTTGCCATGTACAATTGTGCACACTGCACCAAAGCACTTGCAACTGCACTGCTATGGTTGCTCATGGTGCAAAATGGACATTAGCACCAGATGTCCTGATGCCTTAATAGGACACTAAAAACCAACACTGAATCAGTTTAGATTTATAAGGTATTCTTTCAAATCTATATTTTTTGCTAGTTTCATGGTAAAAGATTGATGTTTAGAAGGGGGAATGAAAGCCAAGttttcatttcttgaatttcgtGCCAAAACTCTAGCGCCAACACGTTAGGGTGATGCCACAGATTTCAAAGCATTTTGTTGTAATTAGCCTGTGGTGGCGCAGCAAAAGTTCTTGAAAGTTGCCAAGTTCAATGTTTGGCCTCATTGGAATGCAACAGATGCACGCATTCTGCAGATAAAAAATTAACCAGGCACGAGCAGAGGCCACCAATAGTGATGACATTGTGGCAGGCTGCACAGAAACTTCAAGGTGGCGATGCCAGTGATCTT
It includes:
- the LOC140219082 gene encoding uncharacterized protein, with the protein product MQLLVKEDLGLQVYKRAKGQLLTDCMKASRLEKCRRMRQLSRGKALERVLFTDEKIFTVEPAWNSQNQQELLPVGSPRNVRVEKTHFTKSVMVWGGISGLGKTKLVFVPDGVKINAETYRELILEGAVIRWAEENAKNVDWQLQQDRAPAHRAKKTIQWCEANLPGFWGKDVWLSNSPDLNPLVFAVRVILEQKVCSFKQKSIESLKCALQKAWNEITPEGIEVISKNSRKRLEACIEAEGGHLENQM